In Hermetia illucens chromosome 5, iHerIll2.2.curated.20191125, whole genome shotgun sequence, a single window of DNA contains:
- the LOC119656561 gene encoding protein toll-like, translating to MNRSNHDEFGKHPQTSATKSNCSESGELNSWSITSLNYKQLVCQHKPCPNMCICWAGYDQTLIIYCSSSTLTKVPPLRDVPKLKTKSIVLHIANNNITTLPDNHFPGYSLVSELYASNNSISQFTGPNIPINLQVLDLSNNILTGINTIVLERINQTNQTSHLYLGHNPWECNCNTRGLLSFIRANSERIHDLNFIECTTGAKFLALFPKDLCKESIVFEVLTYTAAALGVVFAILVGLMYRFRTEIKVWLFAHNMCLYFVTKQNIDDDKKYDAFISYSHKDEDFIIENLLPNLENGPIPYKFCLHERDWVPGEFIRTQIIQSVNDSRRTVIVLSLNFLESIWGTLEFQIAYKAALEEARTRIIIIMYSDIGNSVDVDPELKSYLNTNTYIKWGDPWFWEKLRYAMPHPPYRKTTNTTSIRKESEDAEGINLQFTEPLDELPLPPGAIPLDEIHL from the coding sequence ATGAACAGATCTAACCACGACGAATTCGGAAAGCATCCACAAACGTCCGCCACAAAATCAAATTGCTCGGAATCAGGCGAACTAAACAGTTGGAGTATAACGAGTTTGAATTATAAACAACTGGTATGCCAACATAAGCCGTGCCCGAACATGTGCATATGTTGGGCTGGCTATGACCAAACCCTTATTATTTACTGCTCAAGTTCTACTTTAACTAAGGTACCTCCACTTCGCGATGTACCCAAACTCAAAACCAAATCAATTGTTCTGCATATTGCCAATAATAACATAACCACACTTCCAGACAATCACTTCCCAGGATATTCGTTAGTCAGCGAACTGTATGCCAGCAACAATAGTATTTCACAATTCACAGGACCCAACATCCCAATAAATTTACAAGTGCTAGATTTATCAAATAATATACTCACGGGGATCAACACCATTGTTTTGGAAAGGATCAACCAAACAAACCAAACATCACACCTATATTTAGGCCACAATCCCTGGGAGTGTAATTGCAATACTCGTGGTTTGTTGTCTTTTATTCGGGCTAACTCTGAACGTATTCATGATTTGAATTTTATAGAGTGCACCACTGGTGCCAAGTTTTTAGCACTCTTTCCCAAGGATTTGTGTAAAGAAAGCATAGTTTTCGAGGTCCTAACTTATACAGCAGCTGCACTTGGTGTGGTCTTTGCAATTCTAGTTGGTTTGATGTATCGATTCCGAACCGAAATCAAAGTTTGGTTATTCGCGCATAATATGTGTTTGTACTTTGTTACCAAACAGAATATTGACGATGACAAGAAATATGACGCCTTCATATCATACTCCCATAAGGACGAGGATTTTATTATTGAGAACCTGCTACCAAACCTCGAAAATGGTCCGATACCTTACAAATTTTGTCTACACGAACGTGATTGGGTTCCTGGCGAATTCATCCGAACCCAAATTATTCAATCAGTGAATGATTCGCGACGCACAGTCATTGTCCTCTCACTAAACTTCCTTGAATCAATTTGGGGAACATTGGAATTCCAAATTGCTTATAAGGCCGCCTTGGAAGAAGCCCGGACtcggattattattataatgtatTCCGATATCGGGAATAGTGTCGATGTTGATCCTGAACTAAAATCTTATTTAAATACAAATACTTATATTAAATGGGGCGATCCTTGGTTCTGGGAAAAGTTACGTTATGCAATGCCCCATCCACCATACAGAAAAACCACTAATACAACATCAATAAGGAAAGAATCCGAAGATGCGGAAGGCATTAACCTACAGTTCACGGAACCTTTAGACGAATTACCCCTACCACCAGGGGCAATACCTCTAGATGAGATCCATCTATAG
- the LOC119656559 gene encoding protein toll-like codes for MISTKTVLLVLFCTITANKSPAEASFNCESLSDKCRCTKHYGLWIECSIGDPYFFVGIAPKTITIDCYRKKEFDYKMFPVMNITATPKVIIKGCPLSKNQTLATFLERFIIGRVGTVAFWGIPNMDRAVTPKFLQGLSDLESLHLASSSLNQIPNNFFSDLKKLRRLDLVQNHLHLTKDIFISLGQLHSLELRSNRLQYLDPGIFRNQKQMEDLSLRGNKLKNLSKNTFIGASSVTYLDLSGNELTTLEYDVFQLLPNLHFIDLSWNNFSTLPKKLFSKNQKLQSIRLNGNKRRMESLPSDFLAYHSRMINVSISASITCLTSETFANQIHLIYLDLSRNELTNLHDDVFKNTVSLEVLRLSSNRLKSITRDIFRNLHKLVELDLRYNDLHSIDLHAFKGTHELRILRIEYNNLSSVSSGFGENEKSPFEGLSKLEELILQKNRITHVSSGWIHSLPNLKNLDLSYNRLICNCSLLPFVRYLNRSNHHELEPRPQISTSTLYCSEPEELKGQDIMSLNYKQMLCQHKSCPSMCICWTRYDQTLIVNCSSSNLAKVPSLHDVLTSNIKSIVLHIANNNITTLPDNHSPGYSLVSELYASNNSISRFAEPNIPTNLQVLDLSNNTLTQIDATVFKRIKQINQTSHLYFGDNPWQCDCNALGLLSFIRTNSERIQDLNFIKCSTGARFSTLFPKDLCKESIVFEVLAYIAAALGVIFVVLGGLSYRFRTEIKVWLFAHNMCWHLVTEQNIDDDKKYDAFISYSHKDEDFVIENLLPNLENGPIPYKLCLHERDWLPGEFIHTQIIQSVNDSRRTIIVLSPNYLESVWGSLEFQIAYKAALEEARTRIIIIMYRDIGNSVDVGPELKSYLNTNTYIKWDDPWFWEKMRHAMPHPVYRQTTNFCF; via the exons ATGATTTCTACGAAAACTGTCTTACTAGTTCTTTTCTGCACCATCACAGCAAACAAGAGCCCAGCAGAAGCCTCTTTCAATTGCGAATCTCTGTCTGACAAGTGCAGATGCACGAAACATTACGGATTATGGATAGAATGTTCAATTGGAGATCCTTATTTCTTTGTCGGAATCGCACCAAAAACAATTACAATTGACTGCTACAGAAAAAAGGAATTCGACTACAAAATGTTTCCAGTGATGAACATAACTGCTACTCCGAAAGTAATAATCAAAGGATGTCCTTTGTCAAAGAATCAAACACTGGCCACATTTTTGGAAAGATTTATTATTGGGCGTGTTGGCACCGTGGCTTTCTGGGGCATCCCAAACATGGATCGTGCAGTAACTCCAAAGTTTTTACAGGGCTTGAGTGATTTGGAAAGCTTACATCTGGCCAGTAGTAGTTTGAACCAGATACCGAATAATTTTTTCAGCGACTTGAAGAAGTTAAGAAGGCTAGACTTGGTACAAAATCATCTTCATCTGACAAAAGACATTTTCATCAGTTTGGGTCAGCTCCATTCCTTAGAGCTTAGGTCCAATCGTCTGCAATACCTGGATCCCGGTATATTTCGGAATCAAAAACAAATGGAAGATCTAAGTCTGCGGGGAAACAAACTCAAAAATCTCAGCAAGAACACATTCATTGGAGCGTCATCAGTAACATATCTTGATCTGAGTGGGAACGAACTTACAACACTGGAATACGACGTATTTCAGCTGCTTCCGAATTTACATTTTATTGATTTAAGCTGGAACAACTTTTCAACGCTGCCTAAGAAATTGTTTTCGAAAAACCAAAAACTGCAAAGTATACGTCTGAACGGAAATAAACGGCGAATGGAATCGTTACCGTCCGATTTTCTAGCGTATCATTCAAGGATGATCAATGTCAGTATATCGGCATCAATAACATGTCTGACAAGTGAAACTTTTGCAAATCAAATTCATTTGATTTATTTGGACCTAAGCCGAAATGAGTTAACTAACCTACATGATGATGTATTTAAGAACACAGTATCTCTCGAAGTCCTTCGTTTATCATCTAATAGACTGAAGAGTATAACAAG AGATATTTTCCGCAACCTCCACAAACTAGTAGAACTCGATTTGAGATACAACGACCTTCATAGTATCGACCTGCATGCTTTCAAAGGAACACACGAACTTCGAATACTAAGGATCGAATACAACAATTTGTCTTCGGTTTCGAGTGGATTTGGGGAGAACGAAAAGTCACCTTTCGAAGGACTTTCGAAACTAGAGGAATTGATTCTACAAAAAAATCGCATCACTCATGTTTCCAGTGGCTGGATACATAGTCTACCGAATTTGAAGAACTTAGACCTTAGTTACAATCGGTTGATATGTAACTGCAGCTTACTCCCTTTCGTCCGGTACCTGAATAGATCTAACCATCATGAACTTGAACCGCGACCACAGATTTCCACAAGCACATTATATTGCTCGGAACCAGAGGAACTAAAGGGTCAGGATATCATGAGTTTGAATTATAAACAAATGTTATGCCAACACAAGTCATGTCCTAGCATGTGTATATGCTGGACTCGCTATGACCAAACCCTTATTGTTAACTGCTCAAGTTCTAATTTAGCTAAAGTACCTTCATTGCACGATGTACTTACATCGAATATCAAATCAATTGTTTTGCATATTGCCAACAATAACATAACCACACTTCCAGACAATCACTCTCCAGGATATTCGCTAGTGAGCGAACTGTATGCCAGCAATAATAGTATTTCACGTTTCGCAGAACCCAATATCCCAACAAATTTACAAGTGCTAGATCTGTCAAATAATACACTCACCCAAATCGATGCCACCGTTTTCAAAAGGATCAAACAAATCAATCAAACATCACATTTATATTTCGGAGACAATCCTTGGCAATGTGATTGCAATGCCCTGGGGCTCCTGTCTTTCATTCGGACTAACTCCGAACGAATTCAagatttgaattttataaagTGTTCCACTGGTGCCAGGTTTTCAACACTCTTTCCGAAGGATTTATGTAAAGAAAGCATAGTTTTCGAGGTCCTAGCTTATATTGCAGCTGCACTTGGTGTGATCTTCGTAGTCTTAGGCGGTTTGAGCTATCGGTTCCGAACCGAAATCAAAGTTTGGTTATTCGCACATAATATGTGTTGGCACCTTGTTACCGAGCAGAATATTGACGATGACAAGAAATATGATGCCTTCATATCATACTCACATAAGGATGAGGATTTTGTTATTGAAAATCTGTTACCAAACCTCGAAAATGGTCCAATACCTTACAAACTTTGTCTACATGAGCGCGACTGGTTACCTGGCGAATTCATTCACACTCAAATTATTCAATCAGTAAATGATTCCCGACGCACGATAATTGTCCTCTCACCAAACTACCTTGAATCAGTTTGGGGATCATTGGAATTCCAAATTGCTTATAAAGCCGCTCTGGAAGAAGCCCGGACtcggattattattataatgtacCGCGATATCGGGAATAGTGTCGATGTTGGTCCTGAACTAAAATCTTATTTAAATACAAATACTTATATTAAATGGGATGATCCTTGGTTTTGGGAAAAAATGCGACATGCAATGCCCCATCCAGTATATAGGCAAACcactaatttttgtttttaa